From Panthera uncia isolate 11264 chromosome E1, Puncia_PCG_1.0, whole genome shotgun sequence, one genomic window encodes:
- the CXCL16 gene encoding C-X-C motif chemokine 16, with protein sequence MRRPWGLRSLALLLLLELLPRPGDGNEGSVTGSCYCGTAISSGSPPKRQLLAHLRKHLKVYHRCNSYIRFQLPARSVCGGSRDQWVQELMNCFDLRECGHVDAGTAASRQHSPPPSSQVPEPPETAPLDLGSPAQTHLPPAVWSTQAPTLPGGAPSSDEKLPHINETATPTVGHGFGAGPEAGEKQKQLEDNVGPTSGTSATIPVVSLLAITLALTVVLLYILCQRRREQCRQHPPDLQLRYTPLASDSNA encoded by the exons ATGAGGCGGCCCTGGGGACTCCGGTCCCTcgctctcctcctcctgctggaGCTGCTGCCTCGGCCAG GCGATGGCAACGAGGGCAGCGTCACTGGCAGCTGTTACTGCGGGACAGCAATTTCTTCCGGCTCCCCTCCAAAGCGTCAGTTACTGGCACATCTCCGAAAGCACCTGAAAGTCTATCATCGCTGTAACTCCTACATCCG GTTCCAGCTACCTGCCCGGAGTGTGTGTGGGGGCAGCAGAGACCAATGGGTTCAAGAACTGATGAACTGCTTTGATCTCAGAG AATGTGGACATGTGGACGCAGGGACCGCGGCCTCCCGGCAGCACTCACCTCCCCCCAGCAGCCAGGTTCCTGAGCCCCCAGAAACGGCCCCTTTAGACCTGGGCTCCCCTGCCCAGACGCACCTGCCACCTGCCGTGTggtccacccaggcacccacgcTTCCAGGAGGAGCGCCGTCCTCAGATGAAAAGCTCCCCCACATCAACGAAACCGCTACACCCACTGTGGGCCACGGGTTCGGGGCTGGGCCTgaggctggggagaagcagaagcagTTGGAAGACAATGTGGGACCTACATCTGGGACATCAGCCACGATCCCTGTGGTATCCCTCCTGGCCATCACCCTCGCTCTCACCGTTGTCCTCTTGTACATCCTGtgccagaggaggagggagcagtgCCGGCAGCACCCTCCAG ATCTACAGCTCCGTTACACACCTTTGGCATCAGACTCCAACGCTTGA